DNA from Paludisphaera mucosa:
GCGGGGCCGACTCGAAAATCCACCCGCTGAGCCTCACCCGGATGGCCCTCTACAACACGATGTCGCGCTGGGAGGGGGAACCATCGGCGGGCCTCCGCCCGTTCGACGCGCGTCGCGACGGCAGCCTGCCGGGCGAAGGGGCGGGGATCCTGATCCTCGAGGAGCTGGGCCACGCGCTCCGGCGGGGCGTCAAGATCCACGGCGAGATCCTGGGTGCGGGCTCGGGCTGCGACGCGGTCCCGAGCGGCGGCCAGGACCCGCAGGGCAGCGGGACCGAGATCGCCGTCAAGGGGGCGCTCCGAGAGGCCCGCCTGGGCCCCGGCGACGTCGGACACGTCAACGCCCACGGCTCGGGCTCGAAGCTGGGCGACCTCGCGGAGGCGCGGGCCTTCGAGCGCGTCTTCGGACGCTCGGGCGTGCCGGTCGTCGGCCTCAAGGGCTTCCTCGGCAACATCGCCTCGGGCGCGGGGGCGGTCGAGCTGATCGCCAGCCTCGTGGGCGTGAATCGCGGCCTCATCCCGCCGACCTTGAACTGCGACGACCTCGACCCCGGCTGCGGGATCGACGTCGTGGTCGGCGGCCCCCGCGCCACGGATAACCCCGTCTTTGTGAACACGAACGTCACCATCAACGGCCAGGCTTCCGCGGTCGTGGTCAAGGGCGGGCCCGTCGATCCCGCAGGCTGAGCGCGTCGCGCCTCGTCGTCCGATGGCTCTTCATTACATCCAAAGGTCGGGCGTAGGCCCGGAAAGTTGCTCCATGCGGCGGGTCGTCGTCACAGGAATGGGAATGGTCACCCCGGTGGGCGGGGACGTCGAGTCGACGTGGTCCGCGCTGCTGGCCGGCAAGAGCGGCGTGGGCGCGATCTCGCTCTTCGACGCGCACACCTTCCCCACCCGGATCGCCGCCGAGGTCAAGGGCTTCGACCTCTCGTCCTACATCGACGACGCCGACCGCTGGACCGAGCATTCCCGCAACACCCGCTTCGCCCTGGCCGCCGGCAAGATGGCGATGGACGATTCGGGCCTTTCGACCCACGACGGCCCGTTCGACCGCTCGCGGTTCGGCGTCTATCTCGGCGCCGGCGAGGGCCAGCAGGACTTCGTCCGGTTCGTGAAGCTGGTCTACAAGACCGGGAAGTCGGGCAAGGTCGCCACGAACGAATTCACCAAGCACGGCGCCCAGGACCTGCACGTCGTCCACGAATCCGAGCAGGAGCCGGGGACGCCCGCCGCCCACCTTGCGGCCCGGTTCGGGGCCAAGGGGCCGAACTCGAACTGCCTCACGGCCTGCGCCGCCAGCTCGCAGGCGATCGGCGAGGCCTACGAGATGATCCGCCACGACTGCGCCGACGTCATGCTCTCGGGCGGCACGCACAGCATGATCCACCCGTTCGGCGTTACGGGGTTCATCCTGCTGACGGCCCTGTCGACCCGCAACGACGAGCCCGCGAAGGCCAGCCGCCCGTTCGACCGCGACCGCGACGGCTTCATCATCGGCGAAGGGGCGGGCATGCTCGTCCTGGAGGAGCTGGAGCACGCCAAGGCTCGCGGCGCCAAGATCTACGGCGAGATCGTCGGCTACGGCTCGACGGCCGACGCCTTTCGCATCACCGACAGCCACGAGGAAGGCCGGGGCGCGATCGCCTGCCTCCGCGAGGCCCTCGAGGGCGCGGGGATCGAGCCCGAGGCGATCGACTACATCAACGCCCACGGCACCAGCACGTCGGTCAACGACTCGGTCGAGACCCTGGCGATCAAGAAGACGTTCGGCGACGCCGCGTACACCGTGCCGATCTCCAGCACCAAGAGCATGATGGGGCACCTGATCGCCGCCGCCGGCAGCGTCGAGGCGATCGTCTGCCTGCTGACCATCCGCGACGGCCTGCTGCCGCCGACGATCAACCTGGACAACCCGGATCCCGAGTGCGACCTCGATTACATCCCCCACGAGGCGCGGAAGAAGCGGGTCGACGTGGCGCTCTCCAACAGCTTCGGCTTCGGCGGGCAGAACATCACCTTGATCTTGAAACGCTACACCGACTGACCGAAGTTCCGCCGCCGTTCGATCCGTCGTCGACCCCCGCGCCCCGCGGGGCCGACGGCCGGCCGCGATCGGCCCGGGCGATTCCAACGGGAGTGCATCCGTGGTCGGCCTCTCTACGCTGCTCATCGCCCTCGCGGTCCTCGCGACGATCCCCGTCGTCGCGCTCGGCGGCTTCCTCGTCGCCACGATCTGGCTGTACTGCCCGGTGATCCGACGGATCTTCGAAGATCGTCCGGTCTTCCAGCCGCTGAAGGTCAAGCCGGACGACCTCGGCGAACCGGCCGCGTTCGCCTCGTCCGACGGCCTGACGCTCAGGGGAAGCTATTTCAAGGCCCGCACCGACGCACGCGTCGGGGTGCTCGTCTTCTGCCACGAGTTCCTCAGCGACCGCTGGAGCTACGCGCCTTATCTCGACCACTTGCGGGATCGCGGCTTCGACGTCTTCAGCTTCGATTTCCGGAGCCATGGCGCGAGCGCCGTCGACCCGGCCTACGAGCCCTTGCAGTACGCGTCCAACCACGAGGTCGACGACCTCCGGAGCGCGCTGGCGTATCTTCGGTCGCGTCCCGACCGCGACCTCTCCGGCTACGGCCTCTTCGGCGTGAGCCGAGGCGGCGGCGCGGCCCTCCTGGTCGCCGCCGACGAGCCCGACGTCTGGGGCGTCGTGACCGACGGGGCCTTCCCCACCCGCGGCACGATGACCTCCTACATCGTCCGCTGGGCGGAGATCTACGTCCGCTGCCGCTGGTTCCTCGCCCTCGTGCCCCGGTTCATCTTCGCCACCCTGGGCGACGTGGCCCGCGCCGGCACCGAACGGACCCGGAACTGTCATTACCCCAGCGTCGAACGGGCCGTCGCGCGGCTCACGCCCCGACCCTGGCTCCAGATCCACGGCCAGCGCGACGTCTACATCGGGACCGACATCGCCCACGAGTTTTTCGCCCGGGCCCGCGAGCCCAAAGAACAGTGGATGGTGGCCGACGCCAAGCACAATCGCTGCCGCGAATCGGCCCCCGAGGCCTACGCTTGGCGACTCGGCGCCTACGTCGACCGCCATGCGCCCCGACGCCCCCTGGCCGAGTTCGAGAACGAACTCGTCGAGGCGGACTTCTCCGCGTTCGCCGCCGCGGCGACCGCCCGCGTCGAGGCTCCAGGGCACATCCCGAACGTCGCTTCATCCGTCACCGGCTGATCCCTTCCCAATCCGGGGCGCCGACTCCCATGCTCAGATTCATCAAGCGGCTCGTCGGCCGCCCGATCGCGAACCGCGCCCGCCGATTGGCGGTCGAGTTCCATCAGCAGACTAAGCGGGCCGGCGCGTTCCAGCGCGAGCTGCTCCTCTCCCGGATCGCCCGCAACGCCGACAGCGCCTTCGGACGCGACCACCATTTCGGCGAGATCCACAGCCCCGAAGACTTCCGCCGCCAGGTGCCGATCGCCGACTACACCCGCCACGAGCCCTACATCGACCGCGTCCGCAACGGCGACGTCTCGGCCCTCTTCGGCCCGGGGACGGAAGTCCTCATGTTCGCCATGACGTCGGGCACGACCAACCGGCCCAAGACCATCCCCGTGACCCGAGAGGCCCTCAACAACTACCGCGAGGGCTGGCTCATCTGGGGTATACAGGCGTTCGACGCCCACCCCGACATCATCGAGAACGGCCTCCGCCCGATCCTCCAGATCGCCAGCGACTGGCGCGAGAGCTATACGCCCGCCGGGATCCCCTGCGGGGCCATCACCGGCCTCACGGCGTCGATGCAGTCGCGGATGATCCGGACCACCTACTGCATGCCGCCGTCGGGTTCGCGCATCAAGGACGTCGAGTCGAAGTATTACGTCGCCCTCCGCTACTCGATCTACAAGAACCTCGGCACCATCATCGCGGCCAACCCCAGCACGATCCTCAACATGGTCCGCCTCGGCGACCGCGAGCGCGAGACCTTGATCCGCGACCTTCATGACGGCACCCTCGCCACCCGCTGGTCGATCCCCGACGACGTCCGCAGGGAGCTTCGATTCCGGACCCGCATCCGCCGCAAGGACGCCGCGCGTCGCCTGGAGCAGATCGTCTCCGAGACCGGCCGGCTGCTCCCGAAAGACTACTGGCCCAACCTGGAGTTCCTCTCCAACTGGATGGGCGGGACGATGCGGGCCTACCTCCGAGGCTACCCCGAGTTCTTCGGCGAGAAGCCCGTCCGCGACGTCGGCCTGATCGCTTCCGAGGGCCGGATGACGATCCCGATCGAGGACAACACCCCGGCCGGGGTCCTCGACATACGCCACCACTACTTCGAGTTCATCCCCGAGGAGGACGCCGACAAGCCCGATCCCCAGACCGTCGAGGCGGTCGACCTGGTGGAGGGGAAGAACTACTTCGTCCTCCTGACGACGGCGGGGGGATTGTACCGCTACAACATCTTCGACCTGGTGCGCTGCGTGGGGTTCCACGGCGAAGCCCCGATCGTGGAGTTCCTCAACAAGGGGGCCCATTTCTCCAGCCTGACGGGGGAGAAGCTCTCGGAACACCAGGTGATCACGGCCGTCGAGTCGGCCCAGCGGAGCGTCGGGCTTCGCCTGCGCTCCTACTTGCTCCTGCCGATCTGGGGCGATCCGCCTTCGTACGGGATCCTCGTCGAGGCCTCGGACCTGCCGGAGGGCGAGGCCGCCGATCGGTTCACGGCCGAGGTGGAGGAGCAACTCCGGACGCTCAACGTCGAGTACGCCGCCAAGCGCGACAGCCTCCGCCTCGGCCCCGTCCGCACGATCCGCATCCGGGACGGGGCGTGGGGCGAATTCCAGAAACGCCGCCTCGCCCGCAGCGGCGGGACCGTCGAACAGTATAAGCAACCGCACCTGATCCCCGACGTCGAGGCGATCCACGCCTTTCCGACGGTCGCGACGATCGGTTCCTGAGCAGGGCGGGCAGGCGGGGCGGCGTGCGGCGCCGTCGCGGGCGGCGGTTCGACTTGCCCGGATCCGCCGGATCTGGTAAGCGTACGCGTCTTCTGAATCGAGGCCAGGGCTTTACGGCCGCCGTCCGGACGATCCGTCCGACGGATTCCCCATCGAGGGGGAGCGAAGCTCATGAATCCGGCGAACGAGGCCGCGGAGAAGATCGGGTCCGCGCGGCGAAGCATGCTTTTGCTCGCCGCCGCGGTCGGCGTCTGCGCGGAAGTCGGCTGCGCGACCGGGGGACAGGCCTGGCGAGCCGGCGCGGGGGCGATGTCGGGCATGCTCTGGTCGCGTGGTCGCGCCGAGCCCGGCTACGACCTTTACGCCCAGAACATGGCTGGATCGAAGGGGGTCAAGGCCGCCGAGGCGGCGACCGTCGCCGACCGGGACGTCAGGCCATCGGACGAGACGGGGACCGGGGCGGCTTTGGTCGCACGCGATCGCGTGCAACCGGCGGACGTGGCCGCCGAGCCGCGTCCGCAGCCCCGATCGACCTCCGATGCGAGCGTCCGCGTCACCCTGGGTCGGCCCGAGAGCCTGCCGGTCCTGAAGAATCCCGACGGCGAGCCCGGCCCCCTGGTCGCCTCCGCCGCCCCTGAGGCCAATTCGGCCCATGTCGCGGTGACGTCGCCGGCCCCGGCCGAATCCGCGGCTCCGATCGAACTCGCCGCCGCGCCGGAGCGGCCTCCCGTGGAGGCTCAACCCGAGCCCAGCCCAGCCCCCGCCCCGGAGGCGCCGAACGCCGAGGCCGCCGAGGTCGCCCAGGCCGAACCCGCCGACGAGCCAGCGGCGAAAACGCGCGGAGTGACGCTCAAGTCCCTGCTGGACGACGCTCGCGGCCGGCTCGAGTCCATGAACACCTACCAGGTGGGGATCACCCGCATCGAACGGGTCGGGAACCAGGTCTTGCCCGAGGAGAAGGCGCTCCTCAGCATCAGGCGCAACCCGAAGGCGGTCCGGCTCGAATGGCCCGAGGGGCCCAACAAGGGTCGCGAGGTCATCTATTCGGCGGCGATCAACGACCGGGTCATGCACGTCAACATCGCGAACTCGGCCATACCGATCCCCCGCATGAGCATCCCCGTCGACAGCCCGCTCGCCCTGCGAAACAGCCGCCACGCGATCACCGAGGCCGGTTTCGACACGATCTTCAACAACCTCTCCAGCCAGGTCGACGCCCAGGGGCGTCCCACGGGAGCCGAGGGGAGGCTCACCTACAAGGGCCTCCAGCAGGCCGAGGGGATGGATCGGCCCTGTCACCTGGTCCAGCGCATCACCCCCACCCGAGAAGTCTGGCGCGTCTATCTGGACCCCGACACCCTGATGCCCGTGGCCGTGACCGCCCGTCAGGCCGACGGGGGGCTCCTTGAGTCCTATCGGTACGAGGGCCTCAAGGCCGACCCGACCGAACTCGCCGCGGTCGAGGCCTTCGATCCCGACAAGCGCTGGGGCGAGGCCAAGGGGCTGTTCTCCCGAATCGCCAAGGCCGCCGGTGCCGCGGCGACGCAGCCGGCGTCGACGACCACGCGTTGACTGCCAAATCGGCCGGCATGGTGTCTCGAGAATCCACCGGGCTGGAATCCGGTTCCGAGAATCTCGATTTTCTAAGATTAAACCGCGACGAACTTTGCATCGATCGGGTATGGTAATGAGGGAGAATCGGGATCAGTTGGCCTGCCGCTTGCTGTCGACCCTTGTGATCGAATCCTCGGAGCGGATCAAAGTGGATCGAGACTATGCCGTCACCAGCAGTTCAGGATTATTCGATCCTCATCACGGACGATGACGCGGGTGTTCGCGAGACCCTCCGCGACATCTTCGTTCCGCACGGCTATCGGACCTACCTCGCCGAGAGCGGCGAGGAAGCCATCGACATCGTCAGCACCCATCACGTGCACATCGCCCTGCTCGATATGCACCTGCCACGGCTCTCCGGGCTGGAGACCCTGGCGGTCTTCCGCCAGATGCGCGGGGCTCTGCCGGCGATCCTGATCTCGGGCGCCTGCGACGAGAACCTGATGCGTCGCGCCCTCTCCGAGCATGCCTTCTGCGTCCTGGAGAAGCCCGTGAGCCGTCACGTGGTCGTCCACGTGGTCCACCGAGTCATCCAGAAGTTCTACCAGCAGGTGAGCTGATCGAGGGCTGCCGGACGGCCCTCAGGCCGTGGCGTCGGCGTCGAGCTCGCCGTCCGATTCGGGCTCGGGTCCGGACCACTTCTTGACGGTGATCCGCGTGCCCTGTACGTCGACGACCTCGACGAGGCTGTCGGGCTCGATGTAGAAATTGTCGGCCGTGACGTCCACCAGCATGTTGCCGAACCGCGCCTTGCCGGTCGGCCGCAGCGGGGAGGTCGTGCGCCCCGTCTCGCCGATCAGGAAGGTGAGCGACTCGTACCCCTCCATCGAAGGTTTGATCGTCGGGTCGACGCCTTCGACGCCCGTCCACGGCTCGGGTTTGAGGATAAGCCGGTTGAAGATCGGGATGGCCGGAAAGTAATGCGCCAGGACGACCCCACCCGCGGTCACGCCGAGGAGGGCCAGGGTGAGCTGGATGAGGGTCAGGCCCATCTCGCGGTATTCGTACTCCTGGGTCGGCCAGGTGAAGGTGTGGCTGGCCATGACGATGCTGGCGAGCATCAGCACGATGCCCGACATGCCGAACACCCCGAACCCCGGTAGTACGAACAACTCGACCGCCAGCGACATCAGCCCCATGAGGAAGAGGATGATCTCAAGCTGGTCGGCAGTGCCGCTCAGGTAGTGGCTCCAGAAGAAGAGCATGAACGCCAGGGCCGAGACGATCGCCGGCAGGCCGATCCCCGGGAGCTTCAACTCGAGGACCATCATGAACAGGCCGACGAAGAGGAGCATCCAGCTCACATAGGGATCGGTCAGCAGCGTCACCAGCGAATCGACCCAGCCCGGCCCCTCGACGCGGATCGTCACCCCTTGCAGGCCGTAAAGGGCCTTCAGCTCCTCGACGTCGCGAACGACCTGGCCGAGCCCCAAACCGGGGGCGTCCTCGCCGGTGATCGTCAGAGGCTGGCCGGGCTCCTTGCGGGTCTGGACGTTGAGGAACCGGTCGCGGTCGGAGTCGGCCTCTCGACGGAGGAGCAGGCGGGCGGCTCCCGTGGTCTGGTCGAGGGCCTCGACGAGCTCTGCCTCGGCGTCGATCATGGCGCGGGCGACGGCCTCGGGGTGGCCCTTCTTGCCGGCGAGGAACGCGGCCTTCTCGGCCAGGCCGTCGAGTTGGGCCTCGGACAGGGGTTCGAGCCGGCCCCGGGCGGTGATGAACTGGCGGACGTCGCCGATCTGGCCGGCCTGCTTGAACACGATGTCGCGGCAGGCCAGGGGGAGCAGCGACGAGACGCCGAGCGCCCGCTCGCCGACGTACGCGACGGTCTTCATGTCGTCGATTCCGACGATCAGGTCGGCGACGGCGTCGGCCGCCTCGACCAGTCCGCCGGGGCTGTCGAACTCGAAGAAGACCAGGTTGGCCTGCTCCCGCCGCGCCTGCTCGATGCGTCGGCCCATGTACGAGACCTGAGCAGCCTCGATGGGGCCCTCGATCTTTATCCAGACCGGCCGCAGCAGCCGGCCCAGGGTCGGGTCGTCGACCGTGGACTGGCCGTCGATCCGGTACAGGTGGGCGACGTCCGCGGGCGTCTCGGCGACGCGTTTGCTGAAGCCGTCCTCGCGAGCCCGGTCGGCGGTGAGCACGCCGCGGCGCCCCCCTTCCCACGCGGGGCGGTCGTCGACGACCTGATTCGCCTTCAAGAAGTCGGGGAGGTGCTCGGCCAGGATGTAGTGGACCCCCTTGTCGGCCGTGCGGACGAGCCTCAGGTCGGCGTCGCGGTCGAGCATGCCGAGGATCAGGTCGGGGTCGCGGGTCTTCCGGACGGCGAGGAATCGGACCGGCTCGCGGAAAGCGAGGTCGAATGCCTGATTTTCGGGGGTGATCGGCCCCAGGGTGGCTCGCGAGGCCATCACGAGCTCCGTGCAGGCGATGGCCGGCAGGACGGCGTAGCCCGAGAGCGGCTCGGGGACGTAGGCCACGGTCAGCTTGGCCCCCCCCAGATCCTTGGCGATGTAATTCGCCAGGTCGAACGAGGCCCCGAAATCGCTGGTACCCGGCGCGGCGTCGCCGGGGAGGAACTGGAAGATCAGGATCGGGCTGCGGCCCCGCGCCCCGCCGGCCGCCTTGTCGACGAGACTCCGCGTCGCGGCGCGGACCCGCGTGATCGTCTCGTGCGTGATCGGCTCGACGATCGTGAAGAACTGGCCGGGCGTCGATTCGTCCTTCACCGCGTCCGGGCCCTGGGCCCGGATCGTCGCGGCGGTCAGGAGCCCGCAGGCGAGCAGTGTCGCGCAGATGCGAAGCGGGGGGCCCTGGCGTGCGACAACGGGGGCTATCATCAGAGTCGGACTCCCTCCGAGAACCGTCGTCGTCGTGGCTTGCCGTCTGCGGGATCGCGCTTGGGACGGGCCGCGGAAGACCTTGGCCTCGTCGGGCCGGTCGGAAACGGCCTCGCCCGGCGTCCAGATGGCTCGTCGATGTCGCGGATCACGCCGGCTGCGTCCCTGACCGTTCCACCGCGCTGATTATAGCGCTCGGGAAAATGACCGTCAAACCGCCGATCCGTCCCTCCCCGTCAGCGGTCCTGCTTGCGGACCATCGGCGCGCGCGAGAGCCCTCCGCAGGGGGAGGGCTCGGGTCAACGCCGGAGGCCGTCGACGGGCCGAAGGATCAGCGCCGGGGGGCCGCCGCGGCGGGGACGGGCCGGGCGGCCGCGGCGGGCGGCGCGTTACGGGGACGCTCTTCGCCGGCCGGGTTCCGGATGACCTTCCATTTCGCGAACTCCTTGCCCACGAAATTCTCCTCCTTGACGGTGGCGTTCGGCTTCACGGATTCGAGCTTGAAGTCTTTCTTGCTCTTGCCGTCGGGCGAGACGAGCACGATCCGGACCGGCAGCATGTAGGCCCGGTCGAGCTGCACGAAGGCGTGGCTGAAGCTCTCCTTGTCGACGTCGAGCTTGGGCTTGATGCTGATCCCGAACGATTTGTCGTTGGGGGGGGGCATCAGGCCGATCTCGTAGCGTTGCTTCGCCTCTTCCGCCTTCATGTTGAAGAGGAAGGGGAGCGGCCCCTCCTCGATCGCCTTGGCCGCCTGGTCCTTCTCCAGCGGGAAGACGAAGATCTGGCGGGTGTCGCTCTTGTACTGCCAGACCTCGTTCCCAGTGCAGATGATCCGCTCTTCGTGGGTGCTGTCCCAGGTCGTTTCGTCCTTCTTGACGGGCTTGCCGGCGTCGTCCTGCTTGATCTTCTTGAAGTCGATGAACGCCAGGTTGGGGCTCTTGAACAAGGCGCGACCCTCGTAGTATTCGACCTCGTCGAAGGCCGGGACGTCGTCCCGGCGGAAGATGACGACGTCGAGCGTCTTGAGCTTTGAGCTCTGGCCTTCCCAACGCTTCAGCAGGGTCTCCAGGTCGATGCCCGGATTCGCGGGGGCAGCCTGGGGCTGCGCGGGGGCCGCCTGGACCTCGGCCGGCGCCAAGGCCTTCCGGGCGGCGGCGGGGGGCTGCGCGGCCTGGCCGAACGCGAAGGATCCTCCGGCCGCACAGGCCGCCAGCAGTCCGGCCGCACCGATCGTCGCTCCTCGTCTTCCCATGACTCCCTCCCCCTCCTGAGCCTGTCTTCCCGGGCGTATCCTACCCGCCGGTCCGAGGCCCGCGTCGCCTTGTCGGCGCACGAGGCCCTCGCCTTGAGGAGTTCTTACCAGAGACCCGGAATTGCCACCAGTCCAGCCGCAGCGGCCTTGGGAGAAGTCCATGGGCCGTGATTGTCGCTTTTTCCATCAGGACGCTTGAAGAAAGCGCGAACTCCTACCGACGCAACGGAGTCCTGGCTTGTATCTTTTGGCGCAACTGCCGTGCGAATTGGCTATTGGATCGCAAGGGCTCGTTGGCGCACGGCTTGCATGAGACACTTCCGTGATCTGTCTCGTACGCCGTCCCGACGCTTGAGCCGGCCGTCCCGCGAGGGAGGCCGTCCTCCGAACGAGGAAGGAGTCAGACATGCGACCTCACCCCATCCAGGACATGGCGCCCCCAACCTGGCCGCTGCCCCTCATCGCGATCGAGCCTCGCGGCCCTCGCCAATCGACTTGATCCCCGAGGCTTGACGGAGCCGCTCCGGCTCCCGAAGATTTCGAAGCTGTGCAAGGCGTGGTCCCCTCCCACACACGCTTCGAGATCCGAACACCTCATGGCTTCTCCCGACCGCCCCATGCTTCGCCCCCTCTCGGCGCGGCGCATCGAGAACAACGATCCCCCCCTGATGGTGCTGGACGATCCGCGACGGTTCTGCTCGTCGCCGATTGTGCTCCCGCTCGCCGTCTTCCAGAACGTCGTTCGTCATTTCAACGGCCGCAATCGCCTTGAGGACGTTCAGAAGATCGTCCTCGACACGACGGGCGAGCGACTCGATGCGGCGTTCCTTCAGCGCCTGATCGACGATCTCGACCGAGCGATCGCGTTCGAAGGGGCCACATTCGAGGCGGCGGTTCGTGACTTCCACGAGGCCGGCGAACGCCCGGCCGCGCTGGCGGGCCGTTCCTACGCCGCCGAGCCCCGTCGGCTCGCGGACGAGCTGGATCGCTACTTCCGGGCCCGGGGGGGCGCCGGGCCCCTGGCCTTGCCGGCCCCAAAACGGACGCGTTCCGAGCCGGTCCGGGGCCCGAGGCTTCGGGCCGTGGTCAGCCCGCACATCGACTTCACGCGAGGCGGCACGGCGTACACCTGGGCGTACAAGCGTCTCGTCGAGGAGAGCGACGCCGACGTCTTCGTCGTCTTGGGCGTGGCGCATCAGTATTGCCGAAGCCGGTTCGTTCTGACGCGGAAGGATTTCGCAACGCCGTTGGGGCCGGTGAAGACCGACCAGGCGTTCGTCGACCGGCTCGTCGCGGAGGCGGGCGACCACCTGTTCGCCGACGAGCTGACCCACCGTTCGGAGCATTCGATCGAGTTCCAGGCCGTCTTCCTGAAACACGTCCTCGGCGACCGCCCGTTCACGATCGTGCCGATCCTGGTCGGTTCGTTCCACGACTTCGTCACCCGCCGCGTCGACCCGATCACCGATCCGGAGGTTGCCCGATTCGTCGCTGCCCTCCGGACCGCCGAGGAGGCCGGAGGGAGGAAGGTGGCGTATATCGGCGGCGTCGACCTCTGCCACGTCGGCCCCGAGTTCGGCGACCCGGAGGTCGTCGATTCCGCCTTCCAGGATCGGATCCGCCGGTTCGATCGGAGCATGCTGGACCGGGCCGAGGCGGCCGACCCGACCGGATGGTTCCGGACGGCCTCCGACGTCGGCGACCGCTGGCGGGTCTGCGGCCTGGCCGCGACGTACACGATGCTGCACGCGATCGGCCCGTCGCAGG
Protein-coding regions in this window:
- a CDS encoding outer membrane lipoprotein-sorting protein, coding for MGRRGATIGAAGLLAACAAGGSFAFGQAAQPPAAARKALAPAEVQAAPAQPQAAPANPGIDLETLLKRWEGQSSKLKTLDVVIFRRDDVPAFDEVEYYEGRALFKSPNLAFIDFKKIKQDDAGKPVKKDETTWDSTHEERIICTGNEVWQYKSDTRQIFVFPLEKDQAAKAIEEGPLPFLFNMKAEEAKQRYEIGLMPPPNDKSFGISIKPKLDVDKESFSHAFVQLDRAYMLPVRIVLVSPDGKSKKDFKLESVKPNATVKEENFVGKEFAKWKVIRNPAGEERPRNAPPAAAARPVPAAAAPRR
- the amrB gene encoding AmmeMemoRadiSam system protein B, producing the protein MLRPLSARRIENNDPPLMVLDDPRRFCSSPIVLPLAVFQNVVRHFNGRNRLEDVQKIVLDTTGERLDAAFLQRLIDDLDRAIAFEGATFEAAVRDFHEAGERPAALAGRSYAAEPRRLADELDRYFRARGGAGPLALPAPKRTRSEPVRGPRLRAVVSPHIDFTRGGTAYTWAYKRLVEESDADVFVVLGVAHQYCRSRFVLTRKDFATPLGPVKTDQAFVDRLVAEAGDHLFADELTHRSEHSIEFQAVFLKHVLGDRPFTIVPILVGSFHDFVTRRVDPITDPEVARFVAALRTAEEAGGRKVAYIGGVDLCHVGPEFGDPEVVDSAFQDRIRRFDRSMLDRAEAADPTGWFRTASDVGDRWRVCGLAATYTMLHAIGPSQGKLLRYDQAIDERGRCCVSFASMVFHEADAANA